One Cellulosimicrobium protaetiae genomic region harbors:
- a CDS encoding SHOCT domain-containing protein codes for MDGTTSVEVTILGPVALAAADLAELGVTRSVECTLLEATVRDQAALYGLLQRLAALGLDLLGLRTAAPGRRADVEVVVRGPVGPLVQEMLRDVESTRPGALTTSRAPDHDVAGLLGVLAGARQTDVKIAQLRALAALRDQGVLTDTELEAQKALVLGA; via the coding sequence ATGGACGGCACGACGTCGGTCGAGGTGACGATCCTGGGTCCGGTGGCGCTCGCGGCGGCCGACCTCGCGGAGCTCGGTGTGACCCGGTCCGTGGAGTGCACGCTGCTGGAGGCGACCGTGCGCGACCAGGCCGCTCTGTATGGCCTGCTCCAGCGTCTCGCCGCGCTCGGCCTCGACCTGCTCGGGCTGCGCACCGCGGCACCGGGACGACGGGCCGACGTCGAGGTCGTCGTCCGCGGCCCGGTGGGTCCGCTCGTGCAGGAGATGCTGCGCGACGTCGAGAGCACCCGCCCGGGTGCGCTCACGACGTCCCGCGCACCGGACCACGACGTGGCCGGGCTCCTCGGGGTGCTGGCCGGCGCTCGTCAGACGGACGTGAAGATCGCCCAGCTGCGTGCGCTCGCGGCGTTGCGCGACCAGGGCGTGCTCACGGACACCGAGCTCGAGGCACAGAAGGCGCTCGTCCTGGGTGCATGA
- a CDS encoding SHOCT domain-containing protein, producing MDGFWDWFWLMVWWFFFIAYLVVLFQIVADLFRDKALSGWWKALWIVALIFVPYLSALIYVIARGRGMAERHADEDRARRQVMDDYVRATASTGRSPASEIADAKALYDAGTIDADEFARLKARALA from the coding sequence ATGGACGGCTTCTGGGACTGGTTCTGGCTCATGGTGTGGTGGTTCTTCTTCATCGCGTACCTCGTGGTGCTGTTCCAGATCGTCGCCGACCTGTTCCGCGACAAGGCCCTGAGCGGCTGGTGGAAGGCGCTGTGGATCGTCGCACTGATCTTCGTCCCGTACCTGTCGGCGCTGATCTACGTGATCGCGCGCGGTCGGGGCATGGCCGAGCGGCACGCCGACGAGGACCGCGCCCGACGGCAGGTCATGGACGACTACGTGCGCGCGACCGCGAGCACCGGACGGTCGCCCGCGAGCGAGATCGCGGACGCCAAGGCCCTGTACGACGCCGGGACGATCGACGCGGACGAGTTCGCCCGGCTCAAGGCACGGGCGCTCGCCTGA